ACATTAAATTACCTTTATTGTTTTTTCCATTAGTCTTCTTATTTCTTCCCGAAATAAAAAACTCTACAATTAAAAAAATCATTACGATTCATTGTTTTGCGTTGATTATCGCATCGTTGGTGGTTTTATACAATACCATATTCTCAGAATTAGCAAACTTTCGGAATTTCTTTCCATACATATCACATATAAGGTTATCATTAAATTATTGCGCATCAATATATTTCCTTTTATACAATTTTTTCACTGAAAAAAATCTCAAGACAAAACAAAAAGTAGTAATCATTTTCATTGTCGCATGGTTTATCACAATTTTATGTATTATGAAATCTGCCACAGGAATATCAATAATTGTATTACTATTCTGTTTCATTGTTTTATCCCGCAATTTCTTTAAAACATTATCAAAGAAATTGAGAAATATAACTATTATAACTTTAGTAAGTGTGATTTTAATTTGTATTGGATTTTTTGCATTTTCTTATATAAAATACTACAAAATAAGCTCTTACGAATTGGATAATTTGCCTAAATATACTATCAATGGAAATGAATACTCTAATGATATTTCAAAAGGAATAATTGAGGAAGGAGATAATTATCGTATTTTGATTTGTGAAAAAGAAATGCGTAAAGAATGGAATAGCAGAAGTAATATTGCTTATGACTCAATAGTTAACGGGACTTCGCTAAAATCAACTTTGATAAGATATTTAAATTCGCTTGATTATACGAAAGACAGCCTCGGAGTTTGGAAATTAACGGAAGAACAAATTCATGATGTAGAACATGGATATGCAAATTATTATTATAAAAATAATATCGGTTTTTATTCCAGAATGAGTATGTTTTTCTTTAGTTATGAAACATACAAAAAAACAGGAAATCCTTCCGGCAGCACATTGTTTCAACGATTATATTTTTGGAAAGCCGGATTGATTCTGGTGAAAGAATATCCATTATTCGGTGTCGGGACAGGCGATGTTAGAGATGAACTCAATAAAGTTTATATTGAGAATTTTCCCGAGTTAAAATCTAATTATTACTATAGTACTCATAATCAATATTTGTATTTTGCCATTGCAAACGGATTAATCGGATTGATTATTTTTGTTTTTTGTCTGATATATCCGGGCGTTATCAAAAATAAAGCCAATGATTATTATTGGAGATTCTTTCTAATACTCATTATGCTTTCAATGCTTACGGAAGATACTTTAAGTACGCAGGCCGGAATAACTTTGTTTGTGTTCTTTTATTTTGTCTTTCTTTTTAGGGAAAAAAACGAAAAGCCCGAAAACACAAAGATTGAGGTAGAAGATGAACAATCATATAATAATGTGTGATATAACATAAATGTGTTTAAACTTTAAACAAAATATTATGATACATAAAGAATTAACTACAAAATATATTGAATACGACAATATTAACCAATTACCGGAAGACGAACAATTGTTAGTAAAAAAGGCAATTGAAGCACTTGATACATCTTATGCTCCATATTCACAATTCAAAGTCGGTGCGGCAATTAAACTCAGTTCGGGGAATATTATTATCGGCAGCAATCAGGAGAACTCCGTTTCTCCTTTGTGCTTGTGTGCTGAAAGAGTAGCAATTTTTACTACAAAAGTTGCTTATCCTGATGATATCATAGAAAAAATAGCAATCACAGCATTTACAGATAATTTTGAAATTGAAGAACCCGTTGCTCCCTGCGGATCATGCCGGCAAGTTATGGTAGAAACAGTAAACAGGCAAAACGGAAAAGAATTTAAAATAATTCTTCATTCTTCAAATGGCAAAATCATGGCTTTCAATTCAATTAACGATATGCTTCCCTTTAGTTTCAATGAAGGACGACTTCAAAAATAAATAAACATAATTATCATGGACACTAAAAAAAATTCAGAACTTGTAACAAATGCAACCGGTGGTGTTTATCATCTCAATCTACATAGCAATGAAATAGCAGATAACATCATACTTGTTGGTGACCCTGGAAGAGTAAAAAAAGTTTCCAGCTATTTTGATAAGGTTGAAGTACACAAAGAAAACAGAGAAATTATTACAGAAACAGGTTATTACAGAGGTGTGCCCATTTCCGTTATTTCAACAGGTATGGGAACCGATAATATTGATATTGTTGTTAATGAATTGGATGTACTTGCAAATTTTAACTTGGAAAGTAAAACCGAAAAAAAGGATAAGAAAACTCTCAATTTGATTAGAATAGGAACTTGCGGCGCACTCCGTAGTGATATTCCGCTCAATACTCCAATTATTAGCCGCTATACGATAGGATTAGACGGGTTGTTATATTTTTACGACACCCCTACTCATGTTTTAAATCCCGATTTGGCAGATAAATTTTCAGAATTTACAAACTGGAATAAAAATTTGCCTAAGATTTACGGATGTAAGTCATCGGAATCCCTTGACATCAAGTTCGATGAAAAATTTTTACGCGGAATAACCATTACCGCACCCGGATTTTACGGTCCTCAAGGAAGAAACATCCGCTTGCCGCTTAAGTATCCGGAACTAAATTCTAAAATGGGAAATTTCGAATATAAAAACTGTAAAGTAAGCAATATGGAAATGGAATCTTCGGCATTATATGGTTTGGGGCAATCACTCGGACATAATACTATTACCATATGTATTGCTATTGCAAATCGCGCTAACGGCGAATTTATTTCCGATTACAGTAAAGGAATGGAAAATTTAATCACTTCGGTACTAAACTCATTAACAGAATAAACTTTATGATAGTTTGTACCGACAACAATATCCGTTATATACATATCCCGACCAATTCTCAAATTTCGCATCTCGGTATTCTTGTGAATTCCGGAACAAGAGACGAAAACAATGATGAATTTGGAGCAGCGCATTTGATAGAACATCTTCTTTTCAAAGGAACCAAAACTAAGTCTTCAAGAATTATTTCTCAAAAATTTGACAATATCGGTGCGGATATTAATGCTTATACAACAAAAGAAGAAACTTGTTTCCACGTATCTTTTCTTTCGGAATATTATCCGAGAATGATGGAATTGCTATCCGATATGCTTTTCAATTCATCTTTTCCGAATAAAGAAGTTGAGAATGAGATAAATGTCATCAAGGAGGAAATTGCATCTTATCACGATTCTCCTTCCGAATTAATTTTCGATGAATTTGAAGACGCCTTATTTGAAAATCACAGTATCGGTCACAATATACTAGGAAATATCGATTCGCTAAATGCTTTCAATAAAAATCAATCAAAGATTCCCAATTTCTATTCAAGAAATTATTCAAACGAAAATATAATAATTTGGTCGTCGGGAAATATTTCCGAAAAAAAATTCAACTCATTATTCCTAAAGCATTTCGGAAATTCGACATTACAAAACGAAGGCAATAATAGAACTGCTCCAAAACCTATTCGGAAATTCGAAATAAAAAAACAAAGACATGACATTCAATGTCATTCTATAATCGGCGGAAGAGCATTCTCTTACCACGATAATCATCGTGTAGCGTTCACACTTCTCAACAATTATTTAGGAGGTCAGGCCATGTCTGCAAAACTGAATTATATCTTGAGAGAAAAATACGGTCTGGTTTATCATGTTGAGTCGTCGTATATTCCGTATCAAGATACCGGCACTTTCAATATATTTTATGAATGTGATAAAAATAATCATGAAAAGATCAGTTCCATCATTTATAAAGAATTGGAAAAATGTGTAAAGAATAAATTTTCAACCGGCACATTAAACACGGCAAAGAAGCAATTAAAAGGAAATATTGCTGTTTTAAGTGATTCAAAACTCGCAGAGATTTTAACATTTGCCAAATCACTATCGTCATATAATAAGATTGAAACTTTAGAACAAAGTTTTCAAAAAATTGATGCGATTACCGCGGAAGAAGTTTTAAATGTTGCAAATATTGTTTTCGATAAAGATAATTTATCTCAATTAACTTATTTTCCTATTGATGAATGAATTTGATAAAGATTATTACGAAAGCATAATTGAATATGCAGAGAAATACAGCGGAGAAGAAAATGAACTGCTGAAAAGATTAGACAGGGAAACAAATCTTAAAACTTTGTACCCCCGCATGATGTCGGGACATTTACAAGGACAATTTTTAAAACTGATTACAAAAATGATAAACCCCACGAATATTCTGGAAATAGGAACATTTACAGGTTATTCAACACTATGTTTTGCGGAGGCCTTATCAGATAAAGGCAAAATTTACACTATAGAAGCAAATCCCGAATGGCAATATATTTCCGAGAAATATTTCAAAGAGTCGCCATTTGGAGATAAAATTAAAATAATTAATGGTAATGCAGCAGAGATAATCCCGCAATTGGATATTGATTTCGAACTTGCATTTATTGATGCTGATAAGCAAAGTAATAAAATTTATTATGACCTATTGCTTGAAAAAATGAAATCTGGAAGTTATATTCTGATAGATAATGTTTTGTGGAGTGGGAAAATTCTCGACTTAGCTAAGAATAAAGATAAAGACACTCAAATTATTCATGAATTTAATGAATATGTTAATAATGATAATCGAGTGGAAAATATTTTACTACCTTTCCGCGACGGACTAAGCTTAGTACGAATCAATTAATTTACTAATACTTTCCGGTAACGGAGCAATAATTAACATTTCCGTATCTTTTACAGGATGTTTAAAAATCAGTTTATGAGCATGTAAACTTATAGATCCATCCGGATTTGATCTTGGTGCCCCGTATTTTAAATCGCCTTTGATTACTGCGCCTACCGAGGCTAATTGCACTCTAATTTGGTGATGCCTTCCCGTCAAAAGCTCTATCTCAACCAGATGGTATCTCTCTGTACTTTTTACATATTGATAATTCAATTCCGCTTCTTGGGCATTTTTAACGGAACTATCTACAATATAAGATTTATTCTGCTTCTCATTTTTCAAGAGAAAGTTTTTCAGATTTCCGGCCGGCGGATTTGGTTTCGAACAAGTAAGAGCAATATAATATTTATGAAAATCACGTGATTTGATTATTGTGCCCATTCTCGCAGCGGCTTTACCTGTTTTAGCAAAAATTACCGCACCGCTGACAGGTCTGTCTATTCTATGTACAGCGGTCAAATAAACATTTCCGGGTTTATTATACTTCTCTTTAAGATAACTTTTAAGTTCTTCTATCATAGAAATATCACCTGTTTTATCAGATTGCACAATCTCACCGGAGAGTTTATTAATCACAATAAGGTGATTATCTTCATATAAAATTCTATCAGCTATCATAAAAATTAAAACGAGAAAAATAATTTAATATTATACTAATTATTTTAAGAAATATTACTCCAAATATTTTTTGCATATGTTTGCTGTTCCAGATATTGACGAGTTGGAGAATTCTTTATGTTTTGAAGTTGCGGATCATTTTCCAAGATTTCAAAAGCTTCGTCGCGGGCGGCTTGCAAGATTGCTTCATCCTGAGCAATATCTGCAATCTTTAAATCAAGAATTCCACTTTGACGTGTACCGTGCAAGTCTCCGGGACCGCGTAAACGCATATCGGCTTCCGCAATAACAAAACCGTCATTACTTGAAACCATTGTTGCTATCCGATTTTTTCCTTCTTGAGAAACTTTCTCACCTGTGGTAAGAATACAATACGATTGAGCCGCACCTCTTCCGACACGTCCGCGCAGTTGGTGTAATTGCGACAATCCGAAACGCTCTGCATTCTCTACTACCATTACCGAAGCATTCGGAACATCAACACCAACTTCAATTACAGTAGTTGCAATTAATATCTGTGTTTCATGTTTAACAAAACGATTCATTTCAATCTCTTGATGTTCCGGTTTTTGTTGTCCGTGCACAATTGAAATCTGATATTCGGGAATTGGAAATTCTCTGGATAATCTCTCGAAACCATCCATTAAATCGCGCAAATCTAACTTATTAGATTCATAAATCAAAGGAAAAACAAAATACACCTGTTGTCCTTTTGCTATTTGATCCTTAAGAAAATAAATCAATCTTAATCTTTCATGTTGAGGCAGATAAATCGTTTTTACAGCCTTTCTCCCGGGAGGTAATTCATCAATAACAGAATAATCAAGGTCGCCGTAAACAGTCATTGCTAAAGTTCGCGGAATAGGAGTTGCCGTCATTACCAAAATATGCGGCGGTGGATTATTCTTACTCCACATTTTTGCTCTTTGCGCAACTCCGAAACGGTGCTGCTCGTCAATAACAACAAATCCGAGGTTGTAAAATTCAACATAGTCCTCGATAAGAATGTGGGTTCCAATAATTATATCTATCTTTCCCGATTTCAATTCCTCAAGGATAAGATTTTTTTCTTTTTGCTTAGTATTTCCGGTAAAGAGTTTTACATTTAAACCCAAACCTTCAGTCATTTTAGAAATAGTTTTGAAATGCTGATTAGCAAGTATTTCCGTTGGAGCCATAAATGCAGCCTGAAATTTATTTTCAACGGCAATAATCATACTCATAAGAGCAACAAGGGTCTTTCCGCTTCCGACATCGCCTTGTAAAAGGCGGTTCATCTGCTTGCCCTTCTTGAAATCGTTGCGAATTTCTTTTACAACTTTTTTCTGCGCGCCCGTTAATTCGAATTGAATATTATTATGATAGAAGGTATTGAATAAATCCCCTACTTTATCGAAAATAAACCCTTTTGTTATTGTCGATTTTCTTATTTTCGATGTGATGATATTCATTTGCAAAAAGAATAATTCTTCGAATTTCAATCTCCTGTTGCTTTCTTGAATATCATTTTCCGATGTCGGAAAATGTATTTTGTAAAGAGCTTCTTTACGAGAAATTAATTTATATTTTTGAAGTGTTTCCGCAGGAAGATTTTCATTAAGCGAATTATAAATCTTTTCAAAAAGGTTTTCCATAATTTTCGAAAGGCCTTTTGAATTAAGTCCGGCGTTTTTCATCCTTTCCGTACTTCGATAAACGGGATGAAATCTGAGTTTGGCGGTTTGTTGATATTCGCTTATGGTTTCTATTTCTGGATGAGAAATATTATAGCTTCCCAGAAAATTTGCCGGTTTTCCGAAAATAATATATTCGACATTGGGTTTTAATTTATCTTTTATCCATCTAATTCCTTTAAACCAGACCAAAGTAATAATTCCTGTTTTATCTCTGAACTTAGCTTCAAGGCGAATATTTCGTCCCACACCTATAGTTTCAAGAGCAACAATATATCCTCTAAGCTGTATTTCCTGAGTGTTATCATCAATCTCGGCAATAGTATTTATCTTCCTCTTATCAATATACCTGAAAGGGAAATAAGTCATTAAATGAGAAAAGGTGTAAATCTGCAATTCATTCCGAAGTATTTCGGCTTTTGCTGGACCTACACCTTTTATATACTCTATCGATGTATCTAGGATATTCAAAACTACATCATGTCAAGGTTAACATATTAGTATTGCCACATGTCGTCTTCGATCATGCGGATTTTATTTTGAATTCTATCGGATTCTAATAAAGCATCTAATTCAGTTGCATACTCCGATATTCTTCTGTCGTATGTATTAGATTCTTTATAGATAGTACTTGTAAACATACGTTTCCAAAAAATATCATCATAAGTAAGTCTGTTAGAATCACTTCTGGGATTAAACACTTCAGCATTAACCAACACTTCACGAGCTTCGGGATAGTAAATCCAGAAAAGAGGAAGAGTACCTCTGATTTCATTAGTGTTAGGGTCAACATCTTGTTTTACAGGACAAATACCAATAATACGGCATTCCATTACAGATCTTTTCTTATCGAAGAACCAATCTTCTTTAATTCTGAACGTTGTGATATCCTGAGTATTAAAATCCTTAACAATTATAGTGTCATATTCTTCATAAGGCGGATAAGGACGTTGTAATGTGATTTTCTCACTACTTGAAAGTTTACTTATTACTTCCGAATATGACATGGGAACATTGAATTCGTCTGTTGTAGAAGCATCGTAGGCGGTAATTTTACCGTCTTTAAGAGCGTCCATAATAACAGTCATTAAGTTTTTCCAATGTTCCTGCGGAGTAGCCGGGTAATAGAATACCTGATTAGCTCTTTCTCTGAGGTCAATAGTACGCCAAATGCGTTGCGACCACATTACATCAGCTTCTTTAACATAAACATAAGGAATTGGCTTACGTTCCATGTTAGTACTTCTATCAAAGAAGCCGTCGCGCGGAGCATCAATATATTGTGCATAAGCTTTCTGCCCGAAGGCTAAACTTAAGACAATTACTGTTATATAGCACAAAAACTTTTTCATATATTTTAATTTTCTATTAATCTTTTACCTTATTTGAAGGCTTATATTACTGAGGGTTCTTTCACCGTCAGGACCTTTAGCAACAATATTTTCAATCCAGATTTTATCTCCTCTTTTAGAGTTTTGAATAAAACTTTTCATATTTGCATTAAGGCTACCACTATTTGAAGATTCTCTAATTAAGTCACCGCCACCCTTAGATCCAACGAAATCAAAACGAACTATTTGGAAAGTAAGGTCAAATTCGAAGTCTTCCGGCATTTTAGGAATTACCGCACCAGCTGCAAGTAAAATATTTTTATCTATAGTACCGGAATATTGGTTGGCTATAGTAGCAGTCGGATTAGGAACACGTTTAATACGATATTCTTGAGTACCTAATGAGATTTTTCCTTTGTCGGTATCGGCTGTAACAGTAATTTTGGTAGTACCTTTAGAACCTTGAGGAATTCTGACATTCCATACTCCATCGCCGGTTCTTGTAAGAGTACCAACAGAAATAGAAGGAGTAATCTGAGAATTTCCATAACCGGCAGCGGATATAGCAACAGGATTATCAACCCCAATATAAAAAACATTCATTTTAGTTGCAGCAACAGTAATTGAAGGACGAGCAACAACAAATTCATCATTGAAATGATATTGATTGATATCACCGTTTGGTGCCATAATGCTAACAATACCGGCAAATCTTTGAATACCTTCGCTTTGAGCAGGTATCGTAAGTTTTACGATTCCCTCTCCGGTTTTACCTGTTACTGTTCTCGCATTATTTATATTAGCGTCTGTTATTTTATCGGTACCCATCAAGAATTTAACTTCCGGTGTTTGAGCCGTATCATAAGCAACAACTAATACTTCAGCTTCATAAGTATCATTTAAAAATACATAACTTGAACGCGGAATAATTTTAACATCAATTTTATCAAATTTAAAATCATCTGCCGAAACCGATCTGATAAAATAATTTACAAGCTCATATTCAGCATTTTGCACATCCATTATCAATTTATTAAGGAAAGTAACATCCGCAGCTAATATAGTATGGTAAAAATGATACCGCTCCCAAGTTAATTTCTTACCGTTTGCATCAAAATAATCACCATCAGTATTTAATCCGAGTTCAAATAAATTTCTTCTGTCTTCAGGAATAAGAGTAAGCAGGTCGCTTACGAATTCGTTTAATTTTTCTTTCAGAACCTCAGCTTCTCCCTTTTGCATATCTTGTCCGATAAAGAAGTTGGTTGCTACATCATATTTATCCTTCGAACCTATTTTTCCCAAAGGAATATCTTTTACCTCATCAATAGTCTTTCTTTCGGAAAGAGCAATAACAGTATATTTAATAGAATCAATATAATCAACCATATTGTTACTTAAAGTTCTAACTTCTTGAGCTTTTTGCCAAAAAGGTTCAACCTTAGCCGGGTTAATTAAATATTGTTCTTTAAATTTATCATAAGTTTCATTAACACGATTTTGCATTGTATGATTAGTTTCAACAACACTATCGTTTACCATAACAAAGGCATTTAGCAATTCGACAGATACATTTAATGCTAACATGGCGGTCAGCACCAAATACATCATGCCGATCATTTTCTGTCTTGGTGTTTCTTTATATCCAGCCATCCTTTATTATTTTTTATTATAATTTAAAGCAGTTAGCATATTTGCATAAACCTCATTTAATTCTGAGAGGTTTTCAGCTAATTTAGCCGATTCTTTTTGATATTTTTCATTATATTCTACAGCTGAATGCATGCTTTCAATAAATTTACTCATTGAGTTATGGATAGCTTCATTAGCTGCATTTTGTTCGTTTGTTTTTTGAAGCTGCATTTCAAAAACTTGAGTCATTCTATCAGCCAAAGCTTGGAATTGCTCATTAGTTCTGCGTATTTGTGCTTCATATGCAGTATTAAGTGAACTTAGATTTTCGCTTAGATCATCTGTTTTTTCACCTGCAACTTTTAAAGATTCCGTTAAACCTTTTCCAGCAGTACCAATGGATGTAATATCGTTTAATGCTGATACTGTATTATTTAATTTATTGAAACCGTCACCGAGGTTTTTAAGAAGTGTCGGATCAATATTGGCACTATGAAGCAAATTATCCAATTCATTAGAAGCTGCGGGAGTATGTTTTTGAACTGCTTTTCTTTCTTTTTTCTCCGGTTTGTCACCATCATGATATTGTTCTGCTAATTCAGGATAGACTAAACTCCAATCCGGTTCAACGTGAGGAGGTTCAAAAGCAGAAAAGAAAAAGATTAGTGCTTCGGTACCCATACCTAAAACCAACATGAGATTTGCTCCCGGATAATGGTTAATTTTAAATAACGCGCCTAAAATTACCAGGGCTGCTCCCCAACCATACAATTTAGACATAAAGTTTTTCCAACCCTTACTTGCTACTAATGTTTTTAAACCCATAATTTTGTTTTTTAATTTAAATTTGAATAACTCGTTTATTATATTGTTTTTAATAGATTGCTGAAGCTTTGCTGCTGTCGCCCTTTTGTCTTCCTAAGAAACTTTGAACGCATCTAAAACCAACATAGCTTGTGGCAGAATCTTGATATTCGTAAGCTCTGTTAAACACTTGAATATTATTATGTACATCTTTCCATGATCCGCCACGAACTACTTTACGTTTCAACGCAGGAGGATCGGTATCTTTTGCATTATAGGTATAGGACATATTCATATCCCAACCGAAATTATAACTGGATTCATCGAATGCATCTATAGTCCATTCGGCAACATTTCCGGCCATATCATATAAGTTGAAATCGTTTGGAGGATAATGAGCAACAATAACTGTTGTTAATCCACCATCGGCAGCATAATTACCTCTTTGAGGTTTAAAGTTAGCAAGATAACAACCTTTTTCATTAAATGTATAAGGACCGCCCCAAGGATAAGGATTCCCTTCGTAACCGCCTCTTGCTGCTCTTTCCCATTCGAGTTCTGTGGGAAGTCTGTATTCGTTAATTACACCTTTTCCTTCCGATGCAACAAAGTTGTTTTTCAACTCCGTTCTCCAGGCGCAAAAAGCCTTTGCTTGTTTCCAGTTTACACCAACAACAGGATAATTATCATACGCTTGGTGTGAAAAATAGAATTTTGCCATCGGTTCATTGTAAGAATATGCATAGTCACTTATCCAGCACAATGTATCGGGATAAACATTAATCCTTTCTTTTTTAACAAATACAGAACGGTCTTTTCTACCTTGCGGACGGTTAGCAAAAGAACCATCGACCGGGTCATTATCAGGATCAGACAAATCTTTTTGTGCAGCCGCGTTCAAATCAATCCAATAATAATCATAAAATAATTTTCTTGCATCAATTTCTTTCTTACGAGCATATCTTTCATGTTCAGGGATGTATAATTCTTCCAGAGTTTCTTGCACTTCAGGATTTTTCCAATCAATTTTAGCCTTCTGGTTTAATATTGGCGGATCATAAATTTCTCCTGTTTTTGCGTCTTGTTCTATAAGGTATGTTTCGGGAAAACTTTCTCCTAAAATTGTCATAGCTATAGAATCTCTCACCCAATGTACAAATTGGCGATACTCTGAGTTAGTGATCTCGGTTTGATCCATATAAAAAGCAGATACTGAAACGGTTCTTGGTGTAGTATAATGGAATCCCATTGGATCTTCATCGCCGACACCAATAGTAATCGCACCCATAGGAATGTATACCATTCCGTATGGATCAACAGGATTATATTTTGTTTTTCTCACTACACCTGTCAATTCACCATTACCAGTATTCTTACACGATGAAAATAAAACTATTAACACCAAAACCGTTAACGCAAATGATTTATTTTTCATTATTTTTGAATTTTTCATTTTTACACAAATAGCTTATTTTAAACGCAATTTATTTGCTTTTATTGCACATATTGTTAATTAACATTAAAAAACCACAAAAAATTACAAATATCTTGTATTTTTTTGAGTCAATCTACCCTTCTCTCTTTCAAATTTAAAGCTGTAAGCAAAAACAACTTCGTGTGACCCCCAATTTCCTCCTAATGCCAATCTCGACATTGGTATATCGTATGAA
This portion of the Bacteroidales bacterium genome encodes:
- a CDS encoding O-antigen ligase family protein is translated as MTVADILLVAIGIVYAVKFFKENKNINFKTFIKGRKAQIVFLGIYAICLLGLINTSNLSFGLKDLNIKLPLLFFPLVFLFLPEIKNSTIKKIITIHCFALIIASLVVLYNTIFSELANFRNFFPYISHIRLSLNYCASIYFLLYNFFTEKNLKTKQKVVIIFIVAWFITILCIMKSATGISIIVLLFCFIVLSRNFFKTLSKKLRNITIITLVSVILICIGFFAFSYIKYYKISSYELDNLPKYTINGNEYSNDISKGIIEEGDNYRILICEKEMRKEWNSRSNIAYDSIVNGTSLKSTLIRYLNSLDYTKDSLGVWKLTEEQIHDVEHGYANYYYKNNIGFYSRMSMFFFSYETYKKTGNPSGSTLFQRLYFWKAGLILVKEYPLFGVGTGDVRDELNKVYIENFPELKSNYYYSTHNQYLYFAIANGLIGLIIFVFCLIYPGVIKNKANDYYWRFFLILIMLSMLTEDTLSTQAGITLFVFFYFVFLFREKNEKPENTKIEVEDEQSYNNV
- a CDS encoding cytidine deaminase, which codes for MIHKELTTKYIEYDNINQLPEDEQLLVKKAIEALDTSYAPYSQFKVGAAIKLSSGNIIIGSNQENSVSPLCLCAERVAIFTTKVAYPDDIIEKIAITAFTDNFEIEEPVAPCGSCRQVMVETVNRQNGKEFKIILHSSNGKIMAFNSINDMLPFSFNEGRLQK
- a CDS encoding nucleoside phosphorylase; protein product: MDTKKNSELVTNATGGVYHLNLHSNEIADNIILVGDPGRVKKVSSYFDKVEVHKENREIITETGYYRGVPISVISTGMGTDNIDIVVNELDVLANFNLESKTEKKDKKTLNLIRIGTCGALRSDIPLNTPIISRYTIGLDGLLYFYDTPTHVLNPDLADKFSEFTNWNKNLPKIYGCKSSESLDIKFDEKFLRGITITAPGFYGPQGRNIRLPLKYPELNSKMGNFEYKNCKVSNMEMESSALYGLGQSLGHNTITICIAIANRANGEFISDYSKGMENLITSVLNSLTE
- a CDS encoding insulinase family protein translates to MIVCTDNNIRYIHIPTNSQISHLGILVNSGTRDENNDEFGAAHLIEHLLFKGTKTKSSRIISQKFDNIGADINAYTTKEETCFHVSFLSEYYPRMMELLSDMLFNSSFPNKEVENEINVIKEEIASYHDSPSELIFDEFEDALFENHSIGHNILGNIDSLNAFNKNQSKIPNFYSRNYSNENIIIWSSGNISEKKFNSLFLKHFGNSTLQNEGNNRTAPKPIRKFEIKKQRHDIQCHSIIGGRAFSYHDNHRVAFTLLNNYLGGQAMSAKLNYILREKYGLVYHVESSYIPYQDTGTFNIFYECDKNNHEKISSIIYKELEKCVKNKFSTGTLNTAKKQLKGNIAVLSDSKLAEILTFAKSLSSYNKIETLEQSFQKIDAITAEEVLNVANIVFDKDNLSQLTYFPIDE
- a CDS encoding O-methyltransferase, translating into MNEFDKDYYESIIEYAEKYSGEENELLKRLDRETNLKTLYPRMMSGHLQGQFLKLITKMINPTNILEIGTFTGYSTLCFAEALSDKGKIYTIEANPEWQYISEKYFKESPFGDKIKIINGNAAEIIPQLDIDFELAFIDADKQSNKIYYDLLLEKMKSGSYILIDNVLWSGKILDLAKNKDKDTQIIHEFNEYVNNDNRVENILLPFRDGLSLVRIN
- a CDS encoding RluA family pseudouridine synthase; protein product: MIADRILYEDNHLIVINKLSGEIVQSDKTGDISMIEELKSYLKEKYNKPGNVYLTAVHRIDRPVSGAVIFAKTGKAAARMGTIIKSRDFHKYYIALTCSKPNPPAGNLKNFLLKNEKQNKSYIVDSSVKNAQEAELNYQYVKSTERYHLVEIELLTGRHHQIRVQLASVGAVIKGDLKYGAPRSNPDGSISLHAHKLIFKHPVKDTEMLIIAPLPESISKLIDSY
- the recG gene encoding ATP-dependent DNA helicase RecG, with protein sequence MNILDTSIEYIKGVGPAKAEILRNELQIYTFSHLMTYFPFRYIDKRKINTIAEIDDNTQEIQLRGYIVALETIGVGRNIRLEAKFRDKTGIITLVWFKGIRWIKDKLKPNVEYIIFGKPANFLGSYNISHPEIETISEYQQTAKLRFHPVYRSTERMKNAGLNSKGLSKIMENLFEKIYNSLNENLPAETLQKYKLISRKEALYKIHFPTSENDIQESNRRLKFEELFFLQMNIITSKIRKSTITKGFIFDKVGDLFNTFYHNNIQFELTGAQKKVVKEIRNDFKKGKQMNRLLQGDVGSGKTLVALMSMIIAVENKFQAAFMAPTEILANQHFKTISKMTEGLGLNVKLFTGNTKQKEKNLILEELKSGKIDIIIGTHILIEDYVEFYNLGFVVIDEQHRFGVAQRAKMWSKNNPPPHILVMTATPIPRTLAMTVYGDLDYSVIDELPPGRKAVKTIYLPQHERLRLIYFLKDQIAKGQQVYFVFPLIYESNKLDLRDLMDGFERLSREFPIPEYQISIVHGQQKPEHQEIEMNRFVKHETQILIATTVIEVGVDVPNASVMVVENAERFGLSQLHQLRGRVGRGAAQSYCILTTGEKVSQEGKNRIATMVSSNDGFVIAEADMRLRGPGDLHGTRQSGILDLKIADIAQDEAILQAARDEAFEILENDPQLQNIKNSPTRQYLEQQTYAKNIWSNIS
- the gldN gene encoding gliding motility protein GldN, producing MKKFLCYITVIVLSLAFGQKAYAQYIDAPRDGFFDRSTNMERKPIPYVYVKEADVMWSQRIWRTIDLRERANQVFYYPATPQEHWKNLMTVIMDALKDGKITAYDASTTDEFNVPMSYSEVISKLSSSEKITLQRPYPPYEEYDTIIVKDFNTQDITTFRIKEDWFFDKKRSVMECRIIGICPVKQDVDPNTNEIRGTLPLFWIYYPEAREVLVNAEVFNPRSDSNRLTYDDIFWKRMFTSTIYKESNTYDRRISEYATELDALLESDRIQNKIRMIEDDMWQY